The genomic segment CTGGTTAATAagggtgtgtgagtgtgtgtgtctAGGGATGAGGCAcctgggagagagagaagctCCCTGACCAGCCAGAGGCAGCATCTGAGGAGTCACAGGGTTAGTGAGCGAGCGTGTGCTTTGCACCAGCAAGTGGAATGGGGTTACATACTCATGGGCTGTACATCCAAGTGCCAGCAACTGGAGAGGCTGGTGAGATCTGGGACCCAATTCCTGGATACATTAACCATATAAGCAGTATAACCATTACATAAGAATGGTGCTATGATCTAACATACAAGGatttaaaaatgcaggaaatcCAAAATGAAATTGATAATAGAAACCATAACATGTACGAAGGTTTAGGAAATTGAGTAAATCACATTGTTTATAGTTAAAGGGAATTTTAAGTGATAACATCTTTTGGGTTGGCTTCAGCAAttgttcccagcacaggaagtaTGTTTCTGAGGCCCAAGGGTGTGCCAGCTTTACTGCAGAGACCAGCCCTCCATTTTAACATCCACAGCAATATCTGTTTCTGTGTAAGAGGTGCCATCATACACTGGCAAGAAGAATTACTAAAATCGCTATTCAGCACTTTGAACCTAGGTCTCCCTACAGCTTTGGCTTGTTTGAAGTATTGTGGACCAAGTGAGGTATTGCCTGCCTTTAAAGTACATCATGCCAGGCTTAAAGATAAGAATAGCAAAAAGTAAATGGGGTGTAAACaacttttttctttgatttcttctaGTACCATTTCCAAGGATTCCTTGAAGGACTCCCTGTTGCAGTTAGAATGTCATTTTACATGGGCTTTGCTGAAGGAGCATGTAAGTCTTGAGGCCCTAGAGGAAACAATACTTGATCATATCAAGTTTTTGGCAAAATATGAGATTAGAGATTATAATTTACTCTCCTATGTAAAATACCTAAAGAATTCAAATGAGGAAGCCCTGAGAAGTCTCAAAAAAGCTGAAGAAGCTATTCAAAAACATCATCCAGATGAAATTGACAGGAGAAGTCTTGTTACCTGGGGGAACTATGCCTGGATCTATTACCACATGCAGAGATATGAAGAAGCTCAAACTTATGtaagcaaagtggaaaacagcTGCAAAAAGCTTTCAAGTTCTGCTCATGGGAGGATTGAGCTTCCAGAGATCTACGCTGAGCAAGGATGGGCATTATTACGGTTTGGGAGGGCTTACTTTGAGAGGGCAGTGAATTGCTTTGAAAATGCTCTGAGGAGTGACCCCAATAACTCAGATCTTAGTGCTGGCTATGCAACAGCAATGTATCGCTTGGAAGGCGATGTTAAGTGGTATGGTGGGGAGAGGAGGCCATGCCTCGAGGCCCTGAAGCGGGCAGTGGCACTGAACCCAATGGACACTTCTGTTATGGCATTGCTTGCATTAGAGCTTCAGCGATTAAATCGAGCTCATGAAGGGCAGAGGTACATTGAAGAAGGACTGCAGAAAACCCCTGactttcctgttttcctgcGACATGCTGCtaatttttacagaaaggaaaaacaactggACAAGGCAGTGGAGATTTTCAAGAAGGCCCTAGCACTGACGCCAAAGTCTGTTGTTCTGCATCACCAACTAGGACTCTGCTACAGATCCAAGGTACTTCAGCTGAAAAAGACAAGATACCCACGTAGAGAGGAAATAGAGAATCTCATGGAGCttgccatttttcattttaaaacgGCGATTGACAAAAAGccagtatttttttctgcctaTAGTGACCTAGCAAAGACATATGCAATAGACAAGAGGTATGAAGAAGCTGAAGAGACGTTTCAGAAAGTGCTTCAGAGAAATGATCTAGCCTGTGATGAAAAACAAGACATCTACTTCAATTATGGCAATTTTCAGCAATTTGACATGAAATCAGAATCAAAAGCCATTAAATATTACATAGAATGTCTGAAACTGGAAATGGATTCCTATCCAAAAAAAAGGTCCAGTGAAGCTGTGAAGACATTattgaaacagaaaattgaGAGTGGTTTAGGAGATGCCACCGATTTTGGTACACTTGGACTCGTTCATAAACTAAATGGTAATAAACAAGAAGCAGTTGAATGGTATGAGGAAGCCATTGCTTTGGATCCTAACAATGAAGAATATCTGAATGCATTAACTGAGCTACGACTTTCCATTACAAGCTAAAGCTCACAAAAATCCTGTGtaccaaaaaatcccccaaaccaaGGAGGTTTCAACAGActttcaaaacctttttttgttgtttgtttttcttttgaaggtAGACATTATGACCAAATGGAACACAGGTGGCATCACTTTCCGCTCATAATGTAGAAACTGCAGACAACAATTGTTGATTTGTTCATTCACTAGCAGAGAGCATGCTTGGCtaactatataatatataaaatatatatttatagctAATCTAACTTAGTCTTCAATGCTAACATGGGTATAAATGTTGGATTTAAGTGATAGTCTGCAGAACACAGAACTTCTATGCTGAAACCAGATATTATCTTCTACTGAGAAAAAGATAAGGGAATCATACAGTAATATTTTGTCTGTATACTTGAAGGCATGCTTATACACAAATAGAATTTCTGAAGCttttttaagtatttcaaaAATATCTTTTGTAGAAGAAACTTTTGTTGAAGGCTTGTTCAGTTTATTACCTTGTATGCTGTTTAATTATGAAAAACAAATACTGTTTAGCTAGTCCACTGGAAGCTTACAAAATGTGTACTATTGTTGTGAACTACTAAAGTCTGTTTAATCTGTTGACTATTGCATCTGAGTATCTTTCTGATAACCGGCCTTCATCTTAGTAGATAAGTAAAGTGAAACAGCCATTCCAAAAAGTAAGAAGGATAAAGTTTTGGTAGGATATGAAAGGCTGAGGAGcctttcatatttattttccctgaCCTCTCAGCAAAACTGGCTCCAGGGGCATTGCACAAAAGAATTAAACTGTGGACAAAACAACATCTGTCTAGTTTACCCAAAACACCCTATCAGGAACCACAACTtctggagaggaaggaaggacacTCTTTGAGATGCCAAATAGATGGCTATGGCCATGCTTGTCAAAAAAGCCAGGGATAGCAAACACACACAAGAAATGACCTGAACTGGAAATGGAGgggagagcacagccagagcagagctgggtgagtgccccagagcagggcaggggagcacAAGGGGCATGTGGAAAAAGGGGTGGGTGCCTAAAGCAGCCCACTTCAACAAGTCCCAGAGAGCAACCCGCGCTTTCA from the Melospiza georgiana isolate bMelGeo1 chromosome 8, bMelGeo1.pri, whole genome shotgun sequence genome contains:
- the LOC131086274 gene encoding interferon-induced protein with tetratricopeptide repeats 5-like; the protein is MSTISKDSLKDSLLQLECHFTWALLKEHVSLEALEETILDHIKFLAKYEIRDYNLLSYVKYLKNSNEEALRSLKKAEEAIQKHHPDEIDRRSLVTWGNYAWIYYHMQRYEEAQTYVSKVENSCKKLSSSAHGRIELPEIYAEQGWALLRFGRAYFERAVNCFENALRSDPNNSDLSAGYATAMYRLEGDVKWYGGERRPCLEALKRAVALNPMDTSVMALLALELQRLNRAHEGQRYIEEGLQKTPDFPVFLRHAANFYRKEKQLDKAVEIFKKALALTPKSVVLHHQLGLCYRSKVLQLKKTRYPRREEIENLMELAIFHFKTAIDKKPVFFSAYSDLAKTYAIDKRYEEAEETFQKVLQRNDLACDEKQDIYFNYGNFQQFDMKSESKAIKYYIECLKLEMDSYPKKRSSEAVKTLLKQKIESGLGDATDFGTLGLVHKLNGNKQEAVEWYEEAIALDPNNEEYLNALTELRLSITS